TCTTTACGATAAAATTTCATCCAGTCTTTTGGCTGAAGAGAAGAAATTAGCCGCATAATTTTCACTCAATTGAGGTATTACTTAATACAATATCATCTACCATTGAATAACCCATTGGGATGACAATTAAATGGATATTAAGGCCGCCGTAAGCAATAGGACTATGCCTCCTAAGACGAAATTGGCTTTGAGGAGGGCCAATGAGAGCTTCTTTAGCCTTGTTGGTTGAATTTCATTTGGCCGTGGAGAAAATTTTTCGATTTTGGGAATCAGTATCAATCCTCTGTAAAAGTGGATAATAATCATTATGGCAACAATAAAATGTTTCAAGGCTATCAGCATATTCCTGCGATTGTTCATATCTATAAAAGATTTATAGTTTTTGTCGTAATAGAAAATGATAATTCCTGTGGCAATCAGCAAAAGAATGCTGATATTAGCCAGTGGGGTGAAACGTTTTGCAACCTCCTTCATCAGCCCACCAACCATAGAAGATGATTCTATAGCTGCTTTCGACCCGGGCAATATTACCAACAGAGTCATCAAAATTCCCCCAATCCATACTACTGTTCCAATCACATGGAAGAAATGACCCGATATCAATATCCATGGATTCAATTTACACCTCCATTCGAAAAGTGCTGCAAATAGACCAAAGGGGACAGGAATTTTTCTCTATATCCCTTCCCCTTTGGCGGCACTGTACAATGTTCTGCCTACTTAGATTTCTTATCTTCCTTTTTGTCTTTGGCTGACTTCTCTCTTTTTTGTTTCAAAGGAATGCATCCACAGCCACAATCGTTCTTTTTTTCTGCCATTTTAACCACCTCCTTTCTTATAAAGCGATTAAGCAATAACTTAATTAAATCGACAAAAAAAACCGTCTACCGTTTCACTGAATCCAACTCTTTTAACCTTTGCCGCACGATGCCAAGTTCATTTCTGAGCTCTTCCTCATACTTTTTAAGTGATTCCACGTTCATTCTTTCTGATTCAGATTCCCTAAATTTACCTGTTCCTTCGCATCCACAAGTGCAGATTTCAGTCAACACATCTCGGCAATTTTGCAATGCTTCTTCATCTATTGAGTATGGTATCCAGTAACCATTACGCTCACTTCTAACAAAACCTGCCTGCCGTAAAATTTTTAAATGTTGCGATACCGCTGCTGGTGTTATGCCAACTATTTCTGCAATTTTTTTAGCACCCAAAGGCCCCTCTGATTTCAACAAGTCGATTATTTTAACCCTTGTTTCAACAGACAATGCCTTAAACATTTCAACGGGCTCGAAACTCATGGATTGTTCCTGTAATATAATTAAGTATTTTAGTTTATGCTTAATTATAAATTTAAAATTTAATTGTCAATACATTATTTTTAAAAGATGATTTTTTTGATTGACAGAGATTAAACAGATCAATATTCTATTATTCAATGAATTGATTGAATAATAGAGGTGTTAATATGAAAACTCCAAACAGGCGATTTAAGGATGAAATCTATGAGCAGTTTGCCCGCATTGGAAAAGCGGTTTCCAGTCCCAAGAGATTGGAACTTCTGGATTTGCTTTGCCAGGGACCGCGGACGGTCGAGGTTTTGGCTAATGAATCCAGTCTGACCATAGCCAATGCCTCACAACATTTGCAAGTCCTTCGAGCTGTCCGACTTGTTGAGACAGAAAAAGAGGGGGTCTTTGTCATCTATCGCCTTGCAGATCAGGCCGTCTGCGAATTCTACCGTGCCATGCGAGTGCTTTCTGAAAGCAGGCTGGCAGAGGTTGAGCAGATCAAGCGCCGGTTTCTGGAAGGAAGAGAAGGGATGGAGCCTGTGGATCGAGAAAAACTTCTTGAGCTTGTCCGTGAAGGAGCGGTGACTGTCCTGGATGTACGACCGGTCGAGGAGTTTAGTGCCGCACATATTCCCGGAGCCATATCCATCCCTCTTGAAGAACTGGAACTGCACTTGTCCGATTTACCGTGCGACCAGGAAATCGTCGCTTATTGCCGGGGTCCATACTGCGTTCTTTCCATTGAGGCTGTTGAGATGTTACGTGCAAAGGGTTTCAAGGCAGTGCGACTTGAAGAGGGAATCCAGGACTTAAGAGCCGTTGGGTTTCCTATCGCAGAAGCCGAAGAGGTGCAATAGCAACGGGTCGCATTATACTGTTTTGAGAATTTGTTCGTGCCCGATAAAAATTGATTTCACGCTTATCACTTTAAAGGAAATCCAAACGATGAAGAGTGTAAGAAAAGCGCTAATATTAATGCTGGCCGTTACGATCACGGTCGGCTACCTTTTGTACAGTAACCGGAATGTCACCTTAAAGGCTGCAACAATGGAGGATGTCCTGAATGAGGCCAAAGCAGGCGGCTACCGTTTGATTAGCACCGATGAATTATGGGCACGGTATAAAGACCGTTTTAGGACACTTTTGCTGGTGGACACGCGACAGGAGTGGGAATATCGGACGGGGCATATCAGCGGTGCTGTGAACTTTCCCATGGAGCCGACCGGCTGGTCGCGCTGGCGCAGCAGAGGGGCGCTTAAAAAATTCCTGGGCCCTGACAAAACCCGGTTCATCGTGTTTTACTGAGCGGGTCTGGCATGAGTCCGCAGTGATTCGGCGGCCCGGGTGGCCGTAACGCTTGGTTATAAAAACGTTTATCGAGACCCTAATGGATATCCGGATTGGCAGGCAAGTGGTTTGCCCGTGGAAAGATCTCCGACAGGACTTGCTGATATTTCTCCGCAACCCGAAACCTCTAAACGGTTTCAGGGCTGGGCAATGATCTGGACCCTTTTAGGCATATTTTCGGGTGGCATCGCTCTTAACCTCACGCCCTGTGTCTATCCTTTGATTCCCATAACGGTTTCCTATTTTGGCGGCAGAAGCGGTCAGCGTCAAGGAGCTTTGCTGACTCATGGCGCCTGTTATATTAGTGGTTTGTCCCTCACCAACTCAATGCTTGGCGTAACCGCTGCGCTGACCGGAGGTCTCATGGGAGCCATGCTCCAAAGCCCTTTGGTATTGGGTGTCGTGGCGGCCGTTCTGGTATTTTTCGCAACCAGCCTGTTTGGCTTCTGGGAATTGCGGCTGCCATACGCGATAACTCAGGCGGCTTCAAAATCATACACCGGCTACTTCGGCAGTCTTTTTATGGGCATCACATTAGGTATCGTTGCAGCGCCCTGCATTGGTCCGTTTGTGCTGGGGCTGCTCACGTGGGTTGCCAAGATGGGGGACCCGTGGCTTGGTTTTTTGATCTTTTTTACGTTAAGTATCGGCTTGGGCCTGCCGCTTTTCTTCCTGGCAATATTTTCGGGGAAATTAGATAAACTTCCCCGGTCCGGCGAGTGGATGCTGTGGATTCGCAAACTCATGGGCTGGGTGCTGGTGGGTATGGCCGCTTATTTCATTCGACCGCTTCTGCCGCAAACCGCTGGAAATTTGGTCCTTGCCGGTGTAGCCCTGGCAGCCGGTCTGCACCTGTGCTGGATCGACCGCACCCGGGCCGCATTTCGGGCCTTTGATTGGATGAAGACCGGCGCCGGCATTATTGGGCTGGTGGTGGCTACTTACATGATCGGTTCATTCATCATGCAGGGACCCGGTGTGCAGTGGCGACCATATTCGGATGGGCTCTTGTCTGAAGCTGTTGAAAAACAAAATCCCGTAATTATCGATTTTTCCGCCACATGGTGCGCCCCCTGCCGGGAACTGGATGCGGTCACATTTCATGATCGCGAAATCGTCAAGCAGGCGGCTCAAGCTTTTATCATGATAAAGGTGGATCTCACCCGCAAAGGCGATCCCGACAGCGAACGCCTTTTGCAAAAATATAAGGTTAAAGGCGTTCCGACGGTGGTGTTTATAGATCGGCAGGGTAACGAGCGGGAGGATCTGCGCCTGGTGGATTTTTTGCTCCCGGATCAGTTTTTAGTTCGCATGGCGGAAATCAGAAAAAATGCCATCCCAAAAAATACATAAATTTGATGTACCCATCATTAAAGCTATCAGCTACATGGGCCTTGTCTACGCTGTCATTGGCTGGTTAAACGAGGTGCTGTTTCACTGGACCACCAGTATTTTTCTGAGTCATTACTCTGAGTATATCGCCATCGGAATATTTGGAATTTACAGAGTGGCCGTTGAGAAAAACCCCTATACCAAAAAACGGATCGCGGTACTCACGGCAATGGTTCTGGGGTTTTGGGCGCTCCTCCCATATCTGTTTTCGCTTTCAGAGCCTGCCATAGGATTTTTTAGCGGCAAAGCAAAATGGGGGCAGGGCCTTCATGTTCCGATGACCTTGACATTTTTCTTGTCTTTGCTTCTGGTTCTTCTATTTGGTCGACGAGCCGTATGCAGCTGGAATTGCACCTGTGTCGGCAGTAGAGACACCATGGGGGCCGCCTTCAGGAAAGAAACGATCAAGTCTGATACAGCCTGGAAATTCAGGCACCTTAAATGGGTACTCACCAGTTTCTATTTTGCCTTGTTTGTTATTGTCCTGCTGCCATTTCCAAAAGCAACGCTCTTTGTAGATGCTTTTTTCGGGATGGTTGGTGTTATTTATTTTGCTTCCTTTCTTTTTATTCCACTCACCGGAAACCGCAACTGGTGCCGCTGGCTGTGCCCATACGGCCAGACTTTTGGGATTTTAAACAAAGTTGGATTTTACAAGATCAAAGCCGATAAGGGGAAATGCATTTCCTGCGGGAAGTGCACCAAAGAATGCGATATGGGCATCCCGGTTCAGCATCTTGTCGATACAAGGGGTGAGGTGAACGTGCCCGATTGCGTGGGTTGCGGTCGCTGCATCACCAACTGTCCCAAAGAGGCATTGAAATTTGTTGACATCCGAAGCTTCTTAAAAAGAACGCTTGGCTCGGTCGAAGCCCTACAGATGGATAAAGCAGACTCTAAAAGAAAAACGTTTAAAGTGATAAAAGCTATGTCAACTGAAAATAAAGGCAATAACTCATCGGAAATGACGCCTGTGGATAAAGATCAGTTGACAAACAGCCAGACTGAACCCAGAGCAGAATATACAACCGCCGAGTATCTGAAATCGGTATGGCCGAAAGCTCCTGCCATTATGGTAGGTGATGAGATTGTGGTACAGGGTGCCGACTTTTCCGAGGAAAAGCTGGAATCAGCGATTTGCAGACACTTGGGGCTTAAGGCCAAAGAAGGGTTGGTTAGTCGCCTACTCAAGTGATAAAGGGACAATCTTTTTATTCCTGAGGACGAAAGAAAATGAAACATGAAATCTTTATACGCCTGATTTTCTTTCTAACAATATTCGGAGCGGTTGCCTATTGGGAGCATCGATCACCGCGACGCTCTTTGACAACTTCAAAGAAGGTGCGTTGGATCAGCAATCTTTCTTTCATGATTGGAAACCCGGTTCTTGTTCGCTTGATCTTCCCCATCCTTGCGGTCGACACCGCCCTGATTGCCCGGCAGCGCGCATGGGGGCTATTGAACATTTTTGATTGGCCGATGTGGCTGGAATTTGTAGTCGGTGTTGCCATCCTCGATCTGGTCATTTACCTTCAGCACGTAATGTTCCACGCCGTGCCGCTTTTATGGCGGCTGCATATGATGCACCATGCGGATCTGGACTTCGATCTGACGACCGGTTTACGATTTCATCCGATTGAAATAATTCTGTCAATGATACTGAAAATGGCGGTGATTGTCGCCTTGGGGCCTCCTGTTACAGCAGTGCTGGCATTCGAGGCCCTATTGAACGGAATGGCAATGTTTAATCACGGGAACATCACAATCCCAATATCAATAGACCAATGGTTAAGACGCCTGGTGGTAACGCCGGACATGCATCGGGTTCACCATTCTGTCATCATCCGTGAAACGAACAGCAATTTTGGTTTCAATCTATCTGCCTGGGACCGATTGTTCGGCACCTATTGCGCCCAGCCCCAAAAAGGACATACCGGAATGACAATCGGTCTTTCACAGTTTCGTAACGCAAAAAAACTGACTTTGCCACAGCTCCTCATCCTGCCATTTACCGGGGACCCCGGCAAACAGCGATCA
The Desulfobacterales bacterium genome window above contains:
- a CDS encoding CopD family protein, with the protein product MNPWILISGHFFHVIGTVVWIGGILMTLLVILPGSKAAIESSSMVGGLMKEVAKRFTPLANISILLLIATGIIIFYYDKNYKSFIDMNNRRNMLIALKHFIVAIMIIIHFYRGLILIPKIEKFSPRPNEIQPTRLKKLSLALLKANFVLGGIVLLLTAALISI
- a CDS encoding metalloregulator ArsR/SmtB family transcription factor, coding for MSFEPVEMFKALSVETRVKIIDLLKSEGPLGAKKIAEIVGITPAAVSQHLKILRQAGFVRSERNGYWIPYSIDEEALQNCRDVLTEICTCGCEGTGKFRESESERMNVESLKKYEEELRNELGIVRQRLKELDSVKR
- a CDS encoding metalloregulator ArsR/SmtB family transcription factor, with amino-acid sequence MKTPNRRFKDEIYEQFARIGKAVSSPKRLELLDLLCQGPRTVEVLANESSLTIANASQHLQVLRAVRLVETEKEGVFVIYRLADQAVCEFYRAMRVLSESRLAEVEQIKRRFLEGREGMEPVDREKLLELVREGAVTVLDVRPVEEFSAAHIPGAISIPLEELELHLSDLPCDQEIVAYCRGPYCVLSIEAVEMLRAKGFKAVRLEEGIQDLRAVGFPIAEAEEVQ
- a CDS encoding rhodanese-like domain-containing protein; the encoded protein is MKSVRKALILMLAVTITVGYLLYSNRNVTLKAATMEDVLNEAKAGGYRLISTDELWARYKDRFRTLLLVDTRQEWEYRTGHISGAVNFPMEPTGWSRWRSRGALKKFLGPDKTRFIVFY
- a CDS encoding cytochrome c biogenesis protein CcdA, which encodes MIWTLLGIFSGGIALNLTPCVYPLIPITVSYFGGRSGQRQGALLTHGACYISGLSLTNSMLGVTAALTGGLMGAMLQSPLVLGVVAAVLVFFATSLFGFWELRLPYAITQAASKSYTGYFGSLFMGITLGIVAAPCIGPFVLGLLTWVAKMGDPWLGFLIFFTLSIGLGLPLFFLAIFSGKLDKLPRSGEWMLWIRKLMGWVLVGMAAYFIRPLLPQTAGNLVLAGVALAAGLHLCWIDRTRAAFRAFDWMKTGAGIIGLVVATYMIGSFIMQGPGVQWRPYSDGLLSEAVEKQNPVIIDFSATWCAPCRELDAVTFHDREIVKQAAQAFIMIKVDLTRKGDPDSERLLQKYKVKGVPTVVFIDRQGNEREDLRLVDFLLPDQFLVRMAEIRKNAIPKNT
- a CDS encoding 4Fe-4S binding protein, whose product is MVLGFWALLPYLFSLSEPAIGFFSGKAKWGQGLHVPMTLTFFLSLLLVLLFGRRAVCSWNCTCVGSRDTMGAAFRKETIKSDTAWKFRHLKWVLTSFYFALFVIVLLPFPKATLFVDAFFGMVGVIYFASFLFIPLTGNRNWCRWLCPYGQTFGILNKVGFYKIKADKGKCISCGKCTKECDMGIPVQHLVDTRGEVNVPDCVGCGRCITNCPKEALKFVDIRSFLKRTLGSVEALQMDKADSKRKTFKVIKAMSTENKGNNSSEMTPVDKDQLTNSQTEPRAEYTTAEYLKSVWPKAPAIMVGDEIVVQGADFSEEKLESAICRHLGLKAKEGLVSRLLK
- a CDS encoding sterol desaturase family protein is translated as MKHEIFIRLIFFLTIFGAVAYWEHRSPRRSLTTSKKVRWISNLSFMIGNPVLVRLIFPILAVDTALIARQRAWGLLNIFDWPMWLEFVVGVAILDLVIYLQHVMFHAVPLLWRLHMMHHADLDFDLTTGLRFHPIEIILSMILKMAVIVALGPPVTAVLAFEALLNGMAMFNHGNITIPISIDQWLRRLVVTPDMHRVHHSVIIRETNSNFGFNLSAWDRLFGTYCAQPQKGHTGMTIGLSQFRNAKKLTLPQLLILPFTGDPGKQRSIGPGKDSNQDFF